In Nitrosophilus labii, the following proteins share a genomic window:
- the alaS gene encoding alanine--tRNA ligase, producing MDIRSEFLKYFESKNHKIYPSSPLVPEDPTLLFTNAGMVPFKKIFTGELPPESSRATSCQTCIRAGGKHNDLENVGYTARHHTFFEMLGNFSFGDYFKEEAIEYAWEFVTKVLELPIDRLWVTVHESDNKAEKIWQKFVSKDRIKRFGDKDNFWQMGDTGPCGPCSEIFYDQGVVRFNGPEDYLGGDGDRFLEIWNLVFMQYERNEAGELLPLPKPSIDTGMGLERITAIKEGVFSNYDSSLFMPIIEEISNLAKKEYIYKEGASFRVIADHIRAVTFLLSQGVMFDKEGRGYVLRRILRRAVRHGYLLGLKEPFMYKLSDVVAEIMGKHYTYLNEKLSTVKEQIRAEEERFYQTIEAGMRLFEEELSKTQEVFSGEVAFKLYDTYGFPLDLTEDMLREIGLRLDKEGFERLMKEQRERAKAAWKGSGDMALSGDFKDLLGLKNEFVGYEKLKAKTIILAILNEDFKRSEKLKKGEKGWILLEETPFYAQSGGQVGDIGEIRVYEGENIAKVLDTQKFFDLNMSLVEAQDEVKVNEAVEAVVDKSRREIAKHHSVTHLLHSALRQILGEHVTQQGSLVEANRLRFDFSHSKALSTEEIKKIENYVNEVIAQGIEANIEEMSIEKAKEKGAMALFGEKYGDIVRVVEFGDASIELCGGTHVKNTAEIGSFFITKESGVSSGVRRIEAVCGMSAVALAKKWRETLEEAKAELKAKDLLLAIKKQKDEIKRLKEELKNAAKVSQKELKSYEIGGVNVIVDEVEAGDIKNIIDDIKNANEKVAVMLFQKKGDKVLIAAGVKGVSLKAGDWVKKIAPIVGGGGGGRPDFAQAGGKDPSKTKEAKREALEFVKKSLN from the coding sequence ATGGATATTAGAAGTGAATTTTTAAAATATTTCGAATCAAAAAATCATAAAATCTATCCCAGTTCTCCTTTGGTACCTGAAGATCCTACCCTCCTTTTTACCAATGCAGGGATGGTGCCTTTTAAAAAGATTTTTACAGGAGAGCTTCCGCCCGAGAGTTCTAGAGCTACAAGTTGTCAAACCTGTATAAGAGCTGGCGGGAAACACAACGATTTAGAAAATGTTGGATATACAGCAAGACATCATACATTTTTTGAGATGCTTGGAAATTTTAGTTTTGGGGACTACTTTAAAGAAGAGGCTATAGAGTACGCATGGGAGTTTGTTACAAAAGTTTTGGAACTACCTATTGATAGGCTTTGGGTTACTGTTCATGAAAGTGATAATAAAGCTGAGAAGATTTGGCAAAAGTTTGTAAGCAAAGATAGAATAAAAAGATTTGGGGATAAAGATAACTTTTGGCAGATGGGTGATACGGGACCTTGCGGTCCATGTAGTGAGATTTTCTACGATCAAGGAGTGGTGCGTTTTAACGGTCCTGAAGATTATCTTGGAGGAGACGGGGACAGGTTTTTAGAGATTTGGAACCTTGTTTTTATGCAGTACGAGAGAAATGAAGCCGGTGAACTTCTTCCTTTACCAAAACCTAGTATTGATACAGGAATGGGTTTAGAAAGAATAACGGCCATAAAAGAGGGAGTTTTTAGTAACTACGATAGCTCTTTGTTTATGCCGATCATCGAAGAGATTTCAAACCTAGCTAAAAAAGAGTATATTTACAAAGAGGGGGCTAGTTTTAGAGTTATAGCCGATCATATTAGAGCCGTAACATTTTTGCTTTCTCAAGGAGTTATGTTCGATAAGGAAGGGCGCGGTTATGTTCTTAGAAGAATTTTAAGGCGTGCTGTTAGACACGGATATCTGTTAGGATTAAAAGAGCCGTTTATGTATAAACTATCCGATGTGGTCGCCGAAATTATGGGAAAACACTACACATATTTAAATGAAAAACTTTCTACCGTAAAAGAGCAAATACGTGCCGAAGAGGAGAGATTTTATCAAACTATAGAAGCGGGGATGAGACTTTTTGAAGAAGAGCTTTCAAAAACTCAAGAGGTTTTTAGCGGTGAAGTGGCATTTAAACTTTACGATACATACGGATTTCCTCTAGATTTGACCGAAGATATGCTTAGAGAAATAGGTTTGAGGCTCGACAAAGAGGGTTTTGAGCGTCTTATGAAAGAACAGAGAGAGCGTGCCAAAGCTGCATGGAAAGGTAGTGGAGATATGGCGCTTTCCGGTGATTTTAAAGATCTTTTGGGATTAAAAAACGAGTTTGTAGGTTATGAGAAACTAAAGGCCAAAACGATAATTTTGGCGATTTTAAACGAAGATTTTAAAAGAAGCGAGAAACTCAAAAAAGGTGAAAAAGGTTGGATTTTACTAGAAGAGACCCCTTTTTACGCCCAAAGCGGTGGACAAGTTGGAGATATAGGCGAGATAAGAGTTTACGAGGGAGAAAATATAGCCAAAGTTTTGGACACTCAGAAATTTTTCGATCTCAATATGAGTCTTGTTGAAGCTCAAGATGAGGTAAAGGTTAACGAAGCTGTTGAAGCTGTGGTAGATAAAAGCCGCAGAGAAATTGCAAAACACCACTCTGTTACGCATCTTTTACACTCTGCTCTAAGACAAATCTTAGGAGAACATGTTACGCAACAAGGAAGTTTGGTTGAAGCAAATAGACTAAGATTTGATTTTTCCCATTCAAAAGCCCTAAGTACCGAAGAGATAAAAAAAATAGAAAATTATGTAAACGAAGTTATTGCACAGGGTATTGAAGCAAATATAGAAGAGATGAGTATAGAAAAAGCAAAAGAGAAAGGGGCAATGGCTCTTTTTGGCGAAAAGTACGGTGATATTGTGAGAGTCGTAGAGTTTGGCGATGCCAGTATAGAGCTTTGTGGCGGGACTCACGTTAAAAATACGGCAGAAATAGGTAGTTTTTTTATAACAAAAGAGAGTGGAGTCAGCAGTGGAGTAAGAAGAATTGAAGCTGTTTGCGGTATGAGTGCTGTTGCGTTAGCTAAAAAGTGGAGAGAGACTTTAGAAGAGGCTAAAGCGGAGCTAAAAGCTAAAGATCTGCTTTTGGCTATCAAAAAACAAAAAGATGAGATTAAAAGACTAAAAGAGGAACTTAAAAATGCAGCTAAAGTTAGTCAAAAAGAGCTAAAAAGCTATGAGATTGGTGGTGTAAATGTGATAGTGGATGAAGTGGAAGCAGGAGATATAAAAAATATCATAGACGATATAAAAAATGCAAATGAAAAAGTGGCTGTTATGCTTTTTCAGAAAAAGGGCGATAAAGTACTCATAGCTGCAGGAGTAAAAGGAGTTAGTCTAAAAGCTGGCGATTGGGTTAAAAAAATTGCTCCTATTGTTGGTGGTGGTGGAGGAGGCCGTCCCGATTTTGCTCAGGCTGGCGGAAAAGATCCAAGCAAAACCAAAGAAGCAAAAAGAGAGGCTCTAGAGTTTGTAAAAAAGAGTTTAAATTGA